A single region of the Glycine max cultivar Williams 82 chromosome 20, Glycine_max_v4.0, whole genome shotgun sequence genome encodes:
- the LOC102667865 gene encoding uncharacterized protein, which yields MDHRFSEGSNIILDCFSCLDPKNSFSKFDVDKLARLADIYHADFSDDDRGTIRDQLETYVLQVRRNASFSTCEDVQSLAMKMVQTEKHLVFPLVYKLIELALILPVSTASVERAFSAMKIIKSKLRNKINDVWFNDLMVCYTEREIFKSLDDIDIIRTFTAKKSRKGHLPRNFI from the coding sequence ATGGATCACCGCTTTAGTGAAGGAAGTAACATTATACTTGATTGCTTCTCATGTCTTGACCCCAAGAACTCTTTCTCCAAGTTTGATGTTGATAAGCTTGCTCGTCTTGCTGATATTTATCATGCAGACTTTTCTGATGATGACCGAGGAACAATTAGGGATCAACTTGAAACTTATGTGCTTCAAGTGAGAAGAAATGCTTCTTTTTCCACTTGTGAAGATGTTCAAAGTTTGGCTATGAAGATGGTTCAAACTGAGAAACATTTGGTATTTCCATTGGTTTATAAACTTATTGAGCTAGCTTTGATATTGCCGGTGTCGACAGCATCCGTTGAAAGAGCTTTTTCAGCAATGAAGATTATCAAGTCTAAATTGCGCAATAAGATCAACGATGTGTGGTTCAATGACTTGATGGTATGTTACACCGAGCGGGAGATATTCAAGTCACttgatgatattgatattattCGAACATTTACCGCAAAGAAGTCTCGGAAAGGACACTTGCCtcgtaattttatttaa